A region from the Mesorhizobium shangrilense genome encodes:
- the phnH gene encoding phosphonate C-P lyase system protein PhnH: protein MDITAQAIEGGFADPVFNAQTVFRSVMEAMARPGTVQKLPALARPPAPLWATAGAIALALCDNDTPIWLDPALQASMTVKSWLGFHSGAPLANTPADAHFAVITSPCEMMALDGFSQGTQEYPDRSTTLILQVSDLASGTPLLLQGPGIETTATIAPAQMPRHFVEQWKQNNHRFPRGIDIILATADSIACLPRTTRIKTMEA from the coding sequence ATGGACATCACGGCCCAGGCAATCGAGGGCGGCTTCGCCGATCCCGTGTTCAATGCCCAGACGGTCTTTCGCAGCGTGATGGAGGCGATGGCGCGGCCGGGCACCGTGCAGAAGCTGCCGGCCCTTGCCCGCCCACCGGCGCCACTATGGGCGACGGCCGGCGCCATCGCTCTGGCGCTGTGCGACAATGATACGCCGATCTGGCTCGACCCTGCTTTGCAAGCTTCCATGACGGTGAAATCCTGGCTTGGGTTCCATTCCGGCGCGCCGCTGGCCAACACGCCGGCCGACGCCCATTTCGCCGTGATCACCTCCCCTTGTGAAATGATGGCGCTCGACGGCTTTTCGCAAGGCACGCAGGAATATCCCGACCGCTCCACGACGCTGATCCTCCAGGTAAGCGATCTTGCTTCGGGCACGCCTCTCCTGCTGCAGGGACCCGGCATCGAAACGACGGCGACGATCGCGCCGGCGCAGATGCCGCGCCACTTCGTCGAGCAATGGAAACAGAACAACCATCGCTTTCCGCGCGGCATCGACATCATCCTTGCCACTGCGGACAGCATTGCCTGCCTGCCGCGCACCACGCGCATCAAGACGATGGAGGCGTAA
- the phnG gene encoding phosphonate C-P lyase system protein PhnG, producing the protein MRGQEARDQAERKAAMATLAQSSGDDIVRLWNESGLPSQAELLRGPETGLVTVRGRIGGGGAPFNVGEATVTRATVRLPSGQVGHCYALGRDKQKAKLAAIADALWQDPARRREVETRIIVPLQQGLARAREQRRAETAATKVDFFTMVRGED; encoded by the coding sequence ATGCGAGGACAGGAAGCGCGCGATCAGGCTGAGCGCAAGGCCGCCATGGCAACCCTGGCGCAATCCAGCGGCGACGACATCGTTCGCCTGTGGAACGAGTCCGGCCTGCCTTCGCAAGCCGAGCTGCTGCGCGGTCCCGAAACCGGACTGGTCACCGTGCGCGGCCGGATCGGCGGCGGCGGCGCGCCGTTCAATGTCGGCGAGGCAACGGTGACGCGGGCCACAGTCCGGCTTCCATCCGGACAGGTTGGCCATTGCTACGCGCTCGGCCGTGACAAGCAGAAGGCAAAGCTCGCGGCCATCGCCGACGCGCTATGGCAGGACCCTGCCCGACGCCGCGAGGTCGAGACCAGGATCATCGTCCCTTTGCAGCAGGGACTGGCCAGGGCGCGCGAACAAAGACGCGCCGAGACGGCGGCAACGAAGGTGGATTTCTTCACCATGGTACGCGGAGAAGACTGA
- the phnF gene encoding phosphonate metabolism transcriptional regulator PhnF, producing MVGQDKVNSIERRSGVSLWRQIADRILQSIAAGDFAENAALPPEVALAERYGVNRHTVRSAIAALVQEGVLRAEQGRGTFVLSRKRLSYPIGARTRFSTGLQGQTSERHIVLLASSVEPASQRVAEGLGLARGAEVIRLETRGEADGRPVSRAAGWFDARRFAGIDKAMAQTGSITASLARFGIDDYLRQSTVLSARHADAADLADLDLQPGAIVLVTVAVNVTPDGQPIQFSESRFPAERVELKLSAL from the coding sequence ATGGTCGGACAGGACAAGGTCAACAGTATCGAGCGGCGCAGCGGGGTCTCACTGTGGCGGCAGATCGCCGACAGGATCCTGCAGTCGATCGCGGCAGGGGATTTCGCGGAGAATGCCGCGCTGCCGCCCGAAGTGGCGCTGGCCGAGCGCTACGGCGTCAACCGCCACACGGTGCGCAGCGCCATAGCGGCATTGGTGCAGGAAGGGGTGCTGAGGGCCGAGCAGGGACGCGGCACATTCGTACTGTCTCGCAAGCGCCTTTCCTATCCGATCGGCGCGCGGACGCGCTTCTCGACAGGCCTGCAGGGGCAGACATCCGAGCGCCATATCGTCCTGCTTGCCTCATCGGTAGAGCCGGCCAGCCAGCGCGTCGCCGAGGGCCTTGGCCTTGCCAGGGGGGCTGAGGTGATACGCCTGGAGACACGCGGCGAGGCTGACGGTCGGCCTGTATCGCGCGCTGCCGGCTGGTTCGATGCCAGGCGCTTTGCCGGCATCGACAAGGCAATGGCGCAGACGGGATCTATCACCGCATCGCTGGCCCGCTTCGGCATAGACGATTATCTCAGGCAATCGACGGTGCTGTCGGCGCGGCATGCCGATGCGGCCGACCTCGCCGACCTCGACCTGCAGCCGGGCGCCATCGTGCTGGTCACGGTGGCCGTCAATGTCACGCCGGACGGCCAGCCGATCCAGTTTTCGGAGTCGCGTTTCCCGGCTGAGCGGGTCGAGTTGAAGTTGTCGGCGCTGTAG
- a CDS encoding zinc-binding alcohol dehydrogenase family protein, with the protein MKAVVCRSPGDLVLEDRPAPGAPPPGWALVAVSHVGICGTDYHIFEGKHPFLAYPRVMGHEVSGTVIEIGEGVGLALGEPVVINPYLSCGTCIACRKDKPNCCVSIEVLGVHRDGAMCEEILVPQQNLYPANGLSLADAAAVEFLAIGAHAVRRARAEPGARTLVIGAGPIGLGTAIFARIAGLDVTLLDMSTERLAFAGAELGFPTLDGSRGAVPDLVKEATDGEGFDVVFDATGNTQSVQSAFAHVAHGGTLVLVSVVKDDISFSDPEFHKREMTLIGSRNALRADFDHVAASIRNGAVPLEKLVTHRTRLPGTPRYLARWAHEKSGLIKAVIEVGS; encoded by the coding sequence ATGAAAGCTGTCGTCTGCCGCTCGCCCGGCGATCTCGTCCTGGAAGATCGTCCCGCGCCCGGCGCACCCCCCCCCGGCTGGGCGCTGGTCGCGGTCAGCCATGTCGGCATTTGCGGCACGGACTACCACATCTTCGAAGGCAAGCACCCGTTCCTCGCCTATCCACGCGTCATGGGCCACGAAGTGTCGGGAACCGTTATAGAGATTGGCGAGGGTGTCGGGCTTGCCCTGGGCGAGCCGGTCGTCATCAACCCCTATCTGTCCTGCGGCACATGCATCGCCTGCCGGAAAGACAAGCCGAATTGCTGCGTCAGCATCGAGGTGCTCGGCGTCCATCGCGACGGCGCCATGTGCGAAGAAATCCTCGTGCCCCAGCAGAACCTCTATCCTGCCAACGGCCTGTCGCTCGCCGATGCCGCCGCCGTCGAATTCCTGGCCATCGGCGCGCATGCCGTGCGACGCGCGCGGGCGGAACCTGGCGCGCGCACCCTGGTCATCGGCGCAGGCCCGATCGGGCTCGGCACGGCCATCTTCGCCCGCATCGCTGGCCTGGATGTGACGCTGCTCGACATGAGCACGGAAAGGCTTGCCTTCGCCGGCGCCGAACTCGGCTTCCCCACCCTCGATGGGTCACGCGGCGCCGTGCCCGATCTTGTCAAGGAAGCGACCGACGGTGAAGGGTTCGACGTGGTGTTCGACGCCACCGGCAACACCCAGTCGGTGCAGTCGGCCTTCGCCCATGTCGCGCATGGCGGAACGCTGGTACTGGTCAGCGTCGTCAAGGACGACATCAGCTTCTCCGACCCGGAATTCCACAAGCGCGAGATGACGCTGATCGGCAGCCGCAATGCCTTGCGCGCCGACTTCGACCACGTCGCCGCCTCGATTCGCAACGGCGCGGTTCCCCTGGAAAAGCTCGTAACCCACCGCACCAGGCTTCCCGGCACGCCACGCTATCTCGCCCGCTGGGCCCATGAGAAGTCCGGCCTGATCAAGGCTGTGATCGAGGTGGGGTCATAA
- a CDS encoding ABC transporter permease, giving the protein MSTEAIPAEKSKRNYNALFGLTLLALLVLLWVILSLSTSSFASANNISNLLRQGSMIAILAVGQTFVIITGGIDLSVGAVVGFTTVIVAMLINAGVPVLLAVLLTLLVGVAIGLFHGFGIVKMGLPPFIITLATLTSLRGIGLLITNGNSISINNDAFQEFSRNSFLGIPNLFWMVLLVGIPAYVFLHHSRWGRYLFSVGSNAEASRLSGVNVQRTIFMAYTLSGLCAAFVGVLLASRIGIGNPTQAEGWELQAIASSVIGGTSLFGAVGSVHGPLLGAFILATINNGANLLNVNAFWQRVITGALIIIIVYFDGLRRRGSK; this is encoded by the coding sequence ATGAGCACCGAGGCGATTCCTGCCGAAAAATCGAAGCGCAACTACAACGCCCTGTTCGGGCTGACGCTTCTGGCCCTGCTGGTGCTGCTGTGGGTCATCCTGTCGCTGTCCACATCAAGCTTTGCGTCGGCCAACAACATCTCGAACCTGCTGCGTCAGGGTTCGATGATCGCGATCCTTGCGGTCGGACAGACCTTCGTCATCATCACCGGCGGCATCGACCTTTCCGTCGGCGCCGTGGTCGGCTTCACCACCGTCATCGTGGCGATGCTGATCAATGCCGGCGTGCCGGTCCTGCTCGCCGTCCTGCTCACCTTGCTGGTCGGCGTCGCCATCGGCCTGTTTCACGGCTTCGGCATCGTCAAGATGGGCTTGCCGCCCTTCATCATCACGCTGGCGACGCTGACTTCGCTGCGCGGCATCGGCCTTTTGATAACCAACGGCAATTCAATCTCGATCAACAACGACGCCTTCCAGGAATTCTCGCGCAATTCCTTCCTCGGCATTCCCAATCTGTTCTGGATGGTCCTTCTGGTCGGCATACCCGCCTATGTCTTCCTGCATCACAGCCGATGGGGCCGGTACCTGTTCTCGGTCGGCTCGAATGCCGAGGCCTCGCGCCTGTCCGGCGTCAACGTCCAGCGCACCATCTTCATGGCCTACACGCTGTCGGGTCTCTGCGCGGCGTTCGTCGGCGTGCTGCTGGCTTCGCGCATCGGCATCGGCAACCCAACCCAGGCCGAGGGCTGGGAATTGCAGGCGATCGCATCGTCGGTCATCGGCGGCACTTCGCTGTTCGGCGCGGTCGGCTCCGTGCATGGGCCGCTGCTCGGCGCGTTCATCCTGGCGACCATCAACAACGGCGCCAATCTGCTCAACGTCAACGCCTTCTGGCAGCGTGTCATCACCGGCGCGTTGATCATCATCATTGTTTACTTTGACGGGCTGCGTCGCCGCGGCAGCAAGTAA
- a CDS encoding sugar ABC transporter ATP-binding protein, which yields MTSTAQETHPAPVLEPGRTILELRGLEKRYPGTHALKPVDLAFKAGEIHAIVGENGAGKSTLIKLLTGVMPRTSGDLIWEGKPTALATPHEAMALGINAVHQEVVLCRHLTVAANMFLGEESSRFGILQQRSMVREAQKIIDDLGFDLPAHVTLGDLTIGQQQLIAAARATVRGTKFLIFDEPTAYLTRKEADQLFTLIRRLKGEGVTIIYISHRMEEVFELADRVSVLRDGTLVGTRNIAETNDAELVRMMINRSIEQIYHKEHFTPGAAILEARNLSGKGFENVSMTVRAGEIVGLYGLIGAGRSEFVTTVYGRHRKSAGQIFWDGKPVQVNSEHDAIKLGMALAPESRRDQGLCLNLPVGLNLNLPIYKRISNNLLISNVKEKAEADRQIADLRIKTPTRSALASSLSGGNQQKIVIGKWLAHGARLFIFDEPTVGVDVGTKAEIYRLFSALLSKGAGIILISSYLPEVYELADTLHVFRRGKLVATHGFRTADHEEILTQALAEKQEKLGGQT from the coding sequence ATGACGTCAACGGCGCAGGAAACGCACCCGGCCCCCGTGCTGGAGCCCGGCAGGACGATCCTTGAACTGCGCGGTTTGGAAAAGCGCTATCCCGGCACCCATGCGCTGAAGCCTGTGGACCTCGCCTTCAAGGCGGGTGAAATCCACGCCATCGTCGGCGAGAACGGCGCCGGCAAATCGACACTCATCAAGCTTCTCACCGGCGTCATGCCGCGTACCTCCGGTGATCTCATCTGGGAAGGCAAGCCGACGGCGCTCGCCACGCCGCATGAGGCGATGGCGCTGGGCATCAACGCGGTGCATCAGGAGGTCGTGCTCTGCCGCCACCTGACGGTCGCCGCCAACATGTTCCTTGGCGAGGAGAGTTCCCGCTTCGGCATCCTGCAGCAGCGGTCCATGGTCAGGGAAGCACAGAAGATCATCGACGATCTCGGCTTCGACCTGCCGGCGCATGTCACGCTTGGCGATCTGACCATCGGCCAGCAGCAGCTGATTGCCGCCGCCCGCGCCACCGTGCGCGGCACCAAGTTCCTGATCTTCGATGAGCCGACCGCCTACCTGACCCGCAAGGAAGCCGATCAGTTGTTCACGCTGATCCGCCGGCTGAAGGGCGAAGGGGTCACCATCATCTACATCAGTCATCGCATGGAGGAAGTGTTCGAGCTTGCCGACCGTGTCTCGGTGCTGCGCGACGGCACGCTGGTCGGCACCAGGAACATCGCCGAGACCAACGACGCGGAACTGGTCAGGATGATGATCAACCGCTCCATCGAGCAAATCTACCACAAGGAGCATTTCACGCCGGGCGCGGCGATCCTGGAAGCCAGGAACCTCTCCGGCAAGGGCTTCGAGAACGTGTCCATGACCGTTCGCGCCGGCGAGATCGTCGGCCTTTACGGGCTGATCGGCGCCGGGCGCAGCGAGTTCGTGACCACGGTCTATGGCCGCCACCGCAAATCGGCCGGCCAGATTTTCTGGGACGGCAAGCCGGTCCAGGTCAACTCCGAGCATGACGCCATCAAGCTCGGCATGGCACTTGCGCCGGAAAGCCGCCGCGACCAGGGCCTGTGCCTCAACCTGCCGGTTGGCCTCAACCTCAATTTGCCGATCTACAAGCGCATCTCGAACAATCTGCTGATTTCCAACGTGAAGGAAAAGGCCGAGGCGGACCGCCAGATCGCCGATCTCAGGATCAAGACGCCGACACGCAGCGCTTTGGCCTCCAGCCTGTCGGGCGGCAACCAGCAGAAGATCGTCATCGGCAAGTGGCTGGCCCACGGCGCCAGGCTGTTCATCTTCGACGAGCCGACGGTCGGCGTCGATGTCGGCACCAAGGCGGAAATCTACCGCCTGTTCAGCGCGCTGCTGTCGAAGGGCGCAGGCATCATCCTGATCTCGTCCTACCTGCCGGAGGTCTACGAACTCGCCGACACGCTGCACGTGTTCCGGCGCGGCAAGCTGGTGGCCACGCACGGGTTCCGCACCGCCGATCACGAGGAAATTCTCACACAGGCGCTCGCCGAGAAACAAGAAAAGCTGGGAGGACAGACATGA
- a CDS encoding ABC transporter substrate-binding protein → MKFVTSILNRRAFVALAAASMLAGVMHSAPASAADVTIPIIVKDTTSFYWQIVLAGARKAGKDLGVNVPELGAQAETDVNGQISILENAVAGNPAAVVISPTEFKALGKPIDEAATKVKVIGIDSGADSKAFTSFLTTDNVQGGRVAADGLAAAIGAANGGKVEGKVALITALPGAGSLEQRAQGFKEELKAKYPGLTLVADKYADGQATTGLNIATDLITANPDLKGIFASNLIMAQGVGQAVAENKLAGKLALIGFDSDEKLIKFLNDGVISGLVVQDPYRMGYDGIKTALAASKGEKVEANVDTGANLVTKANMKEPKIDALLNPKLN, encoded by the coding sequence ATGAAATTCGTCACCAGCATTCTCAACCGCCGCGCATTCGTGGCCCTCGCGGCCGCCTCCATGCTTGCCGGCGTGATGCACTCAGCCCCGGCTTCGGCGGCGGACGTGACCATTCCGATCATCGTCAAGGACACCACGTCCTTCTACTGGCAGATCGTCCTGGCCGGCGCCCGCAAGGCCGGCAAGGACCTCGGCGTCAACGTTCCGGAACTCGGTGCGCAGGCTGAAACCGACGTCAACGGCCAGATCTCGATCCTTGAAAACGCGGTTGCCGGCAACCCGGCCGCCGTCGTCATCTCGCCGACGGAATTCAAGGCACTCGGCAAGCCGATCGATGAGGCAGCCACCAAGGTCAAGGTCATCGGCATCGACTCCGGCGCCGACTCCAAGGCCTTCACCTCGTTCCTGACCACCGACAACGTCCAGGGCGGACGCGTCGCCGCTGACGGTCTCGCCGCGGCCATCGGTGCTGCCAATGGTGGCAAGGTCGAAGGCAAGGTTGCGCTAATCACGGCACTTCCCGGCGCCGGCTCGCTCGAACAGCGCGCCCAGGGCTTCAAGGAAGAGCTCAAGGCAAAATATCCCGGCCTCACGCTGGTCGCCGACAAATATGCCGACGGCCAGGCCACGACCGGCCTCAACATCGCCACCGACCTGATCACCGCCAACCCCGATCTCAAGGGCATCTTCGCGTCCAACCTGATCATGGCGCAGGGCGTCGGCCAGGCCGTGGCCGAGAACAAACTTGCCGGCAAGCTGGCGCTGATCGGCTTCGACAGCGACGAGAAGCTGATCAAGTTCTTGAATGACGGTGTCATTTCCGGCCTCGTCGTCCAGGATCCGTACCGCATGGGCTATGACGGCATCAAGACCGCGCTTGCCGCCTCCAAGGGCGAGAAGGTCGAGGCCAATGTCGACACCGGCGCCAATCTGGTGACCAAGGCCAACATGAAGGAGCCGAAGATCGACGCGCTGCTCAACCCGAAGCTCAACTGA
- a CDS encoding aldo/keto reductase, whose product MQKRRIGRTALEVTEVSFGGAALGGLYRACPREAAMETLQGAWDAGLRYFDTAPFYGFGLSERRFGDFLRYKPRDSYVLSTKVGRLFRPVPEDQVPDHSYVDPLPFAVDYDYSYDGIMRSVDFSYARLGLNKIDILYVHDIGTYTHGIEKAKLHFRQLMDGGLKALEELKSSGTISAYGLGVNEVRICLDVMRRAPLDCILLASRYSLLDRSAEAELLPLCRERQTSLIIGGVFNSGILATGPMAGAHFDYLPATDDILHRVDTMEKIAGDGGYPLAAAAFQFPLRNPVVATVLTGTAKAANLARNLELLDVEIPQTEFAKYDPYTVVQHLA is encoded by the coding sequence ATGCAGAAACGCCGCATCGGCAGGACGGCGCTCGAGGTCACCGAAGTCAGTTTTGGTGGCGCCGCGCTCGGTGGTCTCTACCGAGCCTGTCCGCGCGAGGCGGCGATGGAAACGCTGCAGGGCGCCTGGGACGCGGGCTTGCGCTATTTCGACACCGCGCCTTTCTACGGCTTCGGCCTCTCCGAACGGCGTTTCGGCGATTTCCTGCGCTACAAGCCGCGCGATTCCTATGTGCTTTCCACCAAGGTCGGCCGCCTGTTCCGGCCCGTTCCCGAGGACCAGGTTCCCGATCACTCCTATGTCGATCCGCTCCCCTTTGCCGTCGACTACGACTACTCCTACGACGGCATCATGCGCTCGGTCGATTTCAGCTATGCACGGCTCGGCCTCAACAAGATCGATATACTGTACGTCCATGACATCGGCACCTACACGCACGGCATCGAGAAGGCCAAGCTGCACTTTCGCCAGTTGATGGATGGCGGACTGAAGGCGCTGGAGGAACTGAAGTCGTCCGGCACCATCTCGGCCTATGGGCTGGGCGTCAACGAGGTGCGGATCTGCCTCGACGTGATGCGAAGGGCGCCGCTCGATTGCATACTCTTGGCCAGCCGCTACTCGCTGCTGGACCGCAGCGCGGAAGCAGAGTTGCTGCCGCTGTGCCGCGAACGACAGACCTCGCTGATCATCGGCGGCGTCTTCAACTCCGGCATTCTCGCGACGGGACCGATGGCTGGCGCGCATTTCGACTATTTGCCGGCTACCGATGACATCCTGCACCGGGTCGACACGATGGAGAAGATCGCCGGCGATGGCGGTTATCCGCTTGCGGCGGCCGCGTTCCAGTTCCCGCTGCGCAACCCCGTTGTCGCCACCGTGCTGACGGGCACGGCGAAGGCCGCCAATCTGGCGCGCAACCTCGAACTGCTTGACGTCGAGATCCCGCAAACGGAGTTCGCAAAATACGATCCTTACACGGTCGTGCAGCATCTGGCCTGA
- a CDS encoding UxaA family hydrolase: MNASNSILLSPTDNVAVANGRIEIGTVLPGGAVATALIEPGHKVAIKPIAAGAAVVKYAQAIGRATQDIAPGEHVHSHNLVFESGRLPVVPPTEAVHATEADRARTFMGYRRADGRAGTRNFIGIIASVNCSATVCHAIADQANRTLLPKYPGIDGFVPIVHGQGCGMSGTGDGMMVLHRTLAGYTRHPNFGGVLMVGLGCEVNQLTLYGQKGAAAGKRHFNIQDAGGSRKSVEKAMGVLAEIAEEVGQYKREPIPVSEIVVGLQCGGSDGMSGITANPALGAAVDILADAGGIGILSETTEIYGAEHLLAYRAATPEIAQKLDGFVKWWEDHVAKHGASIDNNPSPGNKRGGLTTILEKSLGAVAKGGQTPLNGVFGYAEKVTGHGLVFMDTPGYDPVSATGQVAGGANVIVFTTGRGSCFGCRPTPSIKVASNSTMYHTMEEDMDVNCGVIASGEKTIAGMGREIFELIVETASGRKTKSEDFGYGDNEFVPWHLGATL, encoded by the coding sequence GTGAACGCCTCGAACAGCATTCTTCTGTCTCCCACCGACAATGTCGCCGTTGCCAATGGGCGCATCGAGATCGGAACGGTGCTGCCCGGCGGCGCGGTTGCCACGGCACTCATCGAGCCTGGCCACAAGGTGGCGATCAAGCCCATCGCCGCCGGCGCCGCGGTAGTGAAATACGCGCAGGCGATCGGCCGCGCCACGCAGGATATCGCGCCCGGCGAACACGTCCATTCGCACAATCTGGTCTTCGAGTCCGGACGTTTACCGGTGGTGCCGCCGACCGAGGCCGTGCACGCGACCGAGGCCGACCGCGCCCGTACCTTCATGGGTTACCGCCGCGCCGACGGCCGGGCAGGCACGCGCAATTTCATCGGCATCATCGCCAGCGTCAATTGCTCGGCCACGGTCTGCCACGCCATCGCCGATCAGGCCAACCGCACATTGCTGCCGAAATATCCAGGCATCGACGGCTTTGTCCCGATCGTCCACGGCCAGGGCTGCGGCATGAGCGGCACCGGCGACGGCATGATGGTTCTGCATCGCACGCTCGCCGGCTATACACGCCATCCCAATTTCGGCGGCGTGCTGATGGTCGGGCTGGGATGCGAAGTGAACCAGCTCACCCTCTACGGCCAGAAGGGCGCGGCAGCCGGAAAGCGCCATTTCAACATCCAGGACGCCGGCGGTTCACGCAAATCGGTCGAGAAGGCCATGGGCGTTCTGGCCGAGATCGCCGAGGAGGTCGGCCAGTACAAGCGCGAGCCGATCCCGGTCAGCGAGATCGTCGTCGGCCTGCAATGCGGCGGCTCCGACGGCATGTCCGGCATCACCGCCAACCCGGCGCTGGGCGCGGCCGTCGACATTCTCGCCGATGCCGGCGGCATCGGCATCCTCTCGGAAACGACGGAAATCTATGGCGCCGAGCATCTGCTCGCCTATCGCGCCGCAACGCCGGAGATCGCGCAGAAGCTCGACGGCTTCGTCAAATGGTGGGAGGACCATGTCGCCAAGCACGGCGCGTCGATCGACAACAACCCCTCGCCCGGCAACAAGCGCGGCGGCCTGACCACCATCCTGGAGAAATCTCTAGGCGCGGTGGCCAAGGGCGGCCAGACCCCGCTCAACGGCGTGTTCGGCTATGCCGAGAAGGTCACCGGCCACGGCCTGGTGTTCATGGACACGCCCGGCTACGACCCGGTTTCGGCGACCGGCCAGGTCGCCGGCGGCGCCAACGTCATCGTCTTCACCACAGGTCGCGGCTCCTGCTTCGGCTGCCGGCCAACGCCGTCGATCAAGGTCGCCAGCAATTCGACCATGTACCACACCATGGAAGAGGACATGGACGTGAACTGCGGCGTCATCGCCTCCGGCGAAAAGACCATCGCCGGCATGGGCCGCGAGATCTTCGAGCTCATCGTCGAGACGGCTTCCGGCCGCAAGACCAAGAGCGAGGATTTCGGCTACGGCGACAATGAGTTCGTGCCTTGGCACCTCGGAGCCACGCTCTAG
- a CDS encoding GntR family transcriptional regulator, translated as MSKSNNVYKDAYNRCLRLLDETRNLPSEPELGTLLGVSRTTVRTILARMEETGLIAWNKRAKTVLREPRPDDFFPEEETDSLAEIIERSFMRRLLASGAEAGMQINELELAREIGVGTTSVREFLIRFSRFGLIEKRRNSHWVLKGFTRAFALELTEIREMFELRSAAAFAALPQDSPVWADLDRLEDEHRLLAREIATRFNEFSELDERFHRLIHRASHNRFIVDFYDVIAMIFHYHYQWNKAQERERNEVAVTEHLAYIAALKSRDLGKVDAACRKHLKSARQTLLTSIPEAGSRPRP; from the coding sequence ATGTCGAAGAGCAACAACGTTTACAAGGACGCCTACAATCGCTGCCTGCGGCTGCTGGACGAAACCCGCAACCTGCCTTCGGAGCCGGAGCTGGGCACGCTGCTTGGCGTTAGCCGCACCACGGTGCGCACCATTCTTGCGCGCATGGAGGAGACGGGCCTGATCGCCTGGAACAAGCGCGCCAAGACGGTGCTGCGTGAGCCGCGTCCTGACGACTTCTTTCCCGAGGAAGAGACCGATTCGCTGGCTGAGATCATCGAGCGCAGTTTTATGCGGCGCCTGCTGGCCAGCGGCGCCGAGGCCGGCATGCAGATCAACGAGTTGGAGCTGGCGCGCGAAATAGGTGTCGGCACCACCAGCGTGCGCGAATTCCTGATCCGCTTTTCCCGCTTCGGCCTGATCGAGAAGCGGCGCAACAGCCATTGGGTGCTGAAGGGTTTTACACGTGCCTTCGCGCTGGAACTGACCGAGATCCGCGAGATGTTCGAACTGCGCTCGGCGGCCGCCTTCGCCGCCTTGCCGCAGGACAGTCCGGTATGGGCCGATCTCGACAGGCTGGAAGACGAGCATCGCCTTCTGGCGCGCGAGATCGCCACCCGCTTCAACGAATTCTCGGAGCTGGACGAGCGCTTTCACCGGCTGATCCACCGCGCGTCGCACAACCGTTTCATCGTCGATTTCTACGATGTGATCGCCATGATCTTCCACTACCACTACCAGTGGAACAAGGCGCAGGAGCGTGAGCGCAACGAGGTGGCTGTGACCGAGCATCTGGCCTATATCGCGGCGCTGAAGTCACGCGATCTCGGCAAAGTCGACGCCGCCTGCCGCAAGCACCTGAAGTCGGCGCGCCAGACGCTCTTGACGTCGATTCCAGAGGCCGGCAGCCGGCCAAGGCCCTGA
- a CDS encoding copper chaperone PCu(A)C, protein MSHSYKAAAHAFVSGRGGAFLRSFEERLGITVFVLALLFVSAQGVLAHGFKVGDLEIGHPWSRATPAGAKVAGGYFTITNTGSTPDRLLSISSDISDKAELHEMSVKDGVMTMRPVAEGLEIPAGGKVALAPGGYHLMFIGLKRQPKQGEKFSATLTFEKAGAVTVDFAVEGMGEKGGMDHAD, encoded by the coding sequence ATGTCCCATTCTTACAAGGCAGCCGCGCATGCGTTCGTGTCCGGCCGCGGCGGCGCTTTCCTGCGCAGTTTCGAAGAGCGTCTCGGCATCACCGTTTTCGTTCTCGCCCTCCTGTTCGTCAGCGCCCAGGGTGTGCTGGCGCACGGGTTCAAGGTCGGTGATCTCGAGATCGGGCATCCGTGGTCGCGCGCCACGCCTGCCGGCGCCAAGGTGGCCGGCGGCTATTTCACCATCACCAACACCGGCAGCACGCCGGATCGGCTCCTGTCGATTTCCTCCGACATCTCGGACAAGGCGGAACTGCATGAGATGTCGGTCAAGGATGGCGTCATGACCATGCGACCGGTTGCCGAAGGCCTGGAAATCCCGGCCGGCGGCAAGGTCGCGCTGGCGCCCGGCGGCTATCACCTGATGTTCATAGGCCTGAAGCGGCAGCCGAAGCAGGGCGAAAAATTTTCGGCCACGCTGACCTTCGAGAAGGCCGGCGCTGTGACGGTCGACTTCGCCGTCGAAGGCATGGGCGAGAAGGGCGGCATGGATCACGCCGACTAA